In Bacillus toyonensis BCT-7112, a single window of DNA contains:
- the dacB gene encoding D-alanyl-D-alanine carboxypeptidase DacB translates to MRRICVIITLLIMYASVMPIPTYAKMNSNVSARNAVLMEQSSGRVLYGKAEHEPQKIASITKIMTALLAAESGKMKEMVSVSNEAVRVEGSAIYLKPGQKVKLEDLVYGLMLRSGNDAAQVIAENVGGSIEGFVYLMNEKAKQIGMKDTHFSNPHGLDGDGSHYSSAYDMALLTKYAMGNETFKKIFGTKTYKSNSWDYPWKNKHKLVTSYYEFATGGKTGFTKKAGRTLVTTASKDGLDLIVVTLSASSDWDDHMNLFDKGFERFKQTKVLGQGALAEINEKKYANHVYTKNSFSVPLTEEEKKNVVLKVELDKSAKLTDGVKVGKTDIYVGNEKVGERNLFYSKRKLVAATGMYWNNVKEIFSYMIGVGNDG, encoded by the coding sequence ATGAGACGAATTTGTGTAATCATTACGCTTCTTATTATGTACGCAAGCGTTATGCCGATTCCTACATATGCAAAGATGAACAGTAATGTTAGCGCTCGAAATGCTGTATTAATGGAGCAAAGTTCTGGTCGTGTATTATACGGAAAAGCAGAACATGAGCCACAAAAAATTGCTAGTATAACAAAAATTATGACAGCCTTGTTAGCTGCTGAATCAGGAAAAATGAAAGAAATGGTATCAGTTAGTAATGAAGCAGTCAGGGTGGAAGGATCGGCGATTTATTTAAAACCTGGACAGAAAGTGAAGCTAGAGGATTTAGTATACGGACTTATGCTTAGATCAGGTAATGACGCAGCGCAAGTAATTGCTGAAAATGTAGGAGGGAGTATAGAGGGGTTCGTATATTTAATGAATGAAAAGGCGAAACAAATTGGAATGAAAGATACTCACTTCTCAAATCCTCATGGTTTGGATGGAGATGGCTCTCATTATTCTTCGGCTTATGATATGGCACTGTTAACGAAATATGCAATGGGGAACGAGACCTTTAAGAAAATTTTTGGCACAAAAACGTATAAATCAAATTCATGGGATTATCCGTGGAAAAATAAACATAAGCTTGTGACATCCTATTATGAATTTGCAACAGGTGGGAAAACAGGTTTTACGAAAAAAGCAGGACGAACGCTTGTTACAACGGCATCAAAAGATGGACTAGATTTAATTGTCGTAACTTTGAGTGCTTCTAGTGATTGGGATGATCATATGAATCTATTTGACAAAGGGTTTGAACGTTTTAAGCAAACAAAAGTTTTAGGACAAGGAGCGCTTGCTGAAATAAATGAAAAGAAATATGCCAATCATGTTTATACGAAAAATAGTTTTTCGGTACCGTTAACTGAAGAAGAAAAAAAGAACGTAGTATTAAAAGTTGAACTCGATAAAAGTGCAAAACTTACGGATGGAGTAAAGGTTGGGAAGACGGACATTTATGTTGGTAATGAAAAAGTCGGAGAACGGAATTTATTTTATAGTAAACGGAAGTTAGTAGCTGCAACGGGTATGTACTGGAACAATGTGAAAGAAATTTTTTCTTACATGATAGGTGTTGGGAACGATGGTTAA
- a CDS encoding tyrosine-type recombinase/integrase: protein MKQAGQPIQSEKQLETIKNILLQSSKRDGLLFVLAVNSGLKVSEILQLKVSDVIDENENVRHSILFYNEKVKKHKWFAVNEDLQHAIEDYMKERKTWKRNEPLLKSQKGTKSITRQHAWYILNKAAKEVGLEGISSHTLRKTWGYCAYKSGVDIAFLQHFFDHSTPSKTLKYIGIA, encoded by the coding sequence ATGAAACAAGCAGGACAACCTATTCAAAGTGAAAAACAATTAGAAACTATCAAAAATATACTTTTACAATCTTCGAAACGTGATGGCTTATTATTCGTATTAGCCGTAAATTCTGGCTTAAAAGTAAGCGAAATCTTACAATTAAAAGTTAGCGATGTCATCGATGAAAACGAAAATGTTCGCCATTCCATTTTATTTTACAATGAAAAAGTAAAGAAACATAAATGGTTTGCTGTAAATGAAGACTTACAGCACGCAATCGAAGACTACATGAAAGAACGTAAAACTTGGAAACGCAATGAGCCATTATTAAAGTCTCAAAAAGGAACAAAATCTATTACGAGACAACATGCATGGTACATTTTAAACAAAGCTGCAAAAGAAGTTGGATTAGAAGGGATTAGCTCACATACACTTCGAAAAACTTGGGGCTATTGTGCATACAAATCAGGTGTTGACATTGCATTTTTACAACACTTCTTTGATCATAGTACTCCATCAAAAACTTTAAAGTATATCGGTATCGCTTAA
- a CDS encoding sensor histidine kinase: MKNRSIVFKLFLLTSTLFTIIFLLFFLGQSLFLEKFYINKKVKTVQTAFEKFVDNYEKSGKSYEEIRKLKQEFHDKTNAEMQFLDSNGIIKSENNFYIDVIDSKTQSTYSIPLNNLLTPEEYIKFENLGLKKDGPISVLGFLQGNIITPIELSTHYNRWRNEHFNSDFQSINSNPPKNGLTNRYKTTTNIRLTGVISKLQLPSKAEVRLANDIETLRAVQYFTYTIRQGTSDSNKLTIYPLGVEENLQSRIFVKPIMENNMVTEYAFAIVSLQPVNEAMLVLKDYYVYALIIVFLVIILLSFYYSKIIVKPLIKINRVTKKMANFDFSEKLPVTADDEIGGLSGSINTLSVNLKDRIDRLNVANTKLQQDIERERQLEKTRKEFISGVSHELKTPLSVIRSFAEGIQDGVSKDTTYYTDVILEETENMNRLIVEMLELAKLESGTYKLEMTTFSIGELIQQVHTKLLFSMEEKQLQVDVDADTSIFVKANRSRIEQVVVNLLSNAIRYTPDGERIQVSVIETEDTVKVEIENTGNPIPEESLEKIWDRFYRLDASRSRHTGGTGLGLSIVKNILDLHHAKYGVYNTNNSVVFYFNLPNVKEVK, translated from the coding sequence GTGAAAAACAGAAGTATCGTCTTTAAACTATTTTTATTAACATCAACATTATTTACAATCATATTCCTCCTCTTTTTCCTAGGACAGTCTCTATTTTTAGAGAAATTTTATATTAATAAAAAAGTAAAAACCGTTCAAACTGCCTTTGAAAAATTCGTAGATAATTACGAAAAAAGCGGCAAAAGTTATGAGGAAATTAGAAAACTAAAACAAGAATTTCATGATAAAACAAATGCTGAAATGCAATTTTTAGATTCTAATGGCATTATTAAAAGTGAAAACAATTTCTACATTGATGTTATTGATTCTAAAACTCAAAGTACGTATTCCATTCCACTTAATAATCTTTTAACACCCGAAGAATATATTAAATTCGAAAATTTAGGTTTAAAAAAAGATGGACCAATCAGCGTCTTGGGGTTCTTACAGGGGAATATTATAACACCAATAGAATTGTCAACACATTATAATCGATGGCGAAACGAACATTTCAATTCGGATTTCCAATCAATTAATAGTAATCCTCCTAAAAATGGACTTACAAATCGATACAAAACTACAACTAATATCCGCCTTACTGGTGTTATATCTAAGTTACAGCTCCCATCCAAAGCTGAGGTTCGGCTTGCAAATGACATTGAAACATTACGAGCCGTTCAATATTTTACATACACAATTAGGCAGGGTACTTCTGATTCAAATAAATTAACTATATACCCATTAGGCGTTGAAGAAAATTTACAAAGCCGCATCTTTGTAAAACCTATTATGGAAAACAATATGGTTACAGAGTACGCCTTTGCGATAGTATCTTTGCAACCTGTTAATGAAGCGATGCTCGTTTTAAAAGATTATTATGTCTATGCCTTAATCATTGTGTTTCTCGTGATTATTTTATTATCCTTCTACTATTCAAAAATTATTGTGAAACCATTAATTAAGATTAATCGCGTTACAAAGAAAATGGCTAATTTTGATTTTAGCGAGAAACTACCTGTTACAGCAGACGATGAAATTGGCGGGCTTTCCGGCAGTATCAATACATTATCTGTAAACTTAAAAGACAGAATTGATCGATTAAATGTTGCCAATACAAAATTACAACAAGATATTGAACGTGAACGTCAATTAGAGAAGACGAGGAAAGAATTCATTTCTGGTGTATCCCACGAATTAAAAACACCACTTAGTGTAATTAGAAGTTTCGCAGAAGGGATTCAAGATGGTGTTAGTAAAGATACAACGTATTATACAGATGTTATTTTAGAAGAAACAGAAAATATGAACAGACTTATTGTTGAAATGTTAGAATTAGCAAAACTAGAATCGGGTACGTACAAACTAGAAATGACAACATTCTCAATCGGTGAATTAATTCAGCAAGTCCATACAAAGTTATTATTTAGCATGGAGGAAAAGCAGTTACAAGTGGACGTCGATGCAGACACTTCTATATTTGTTAAAGCGAATCGTAGTCGTATTGAGCAAGTAGTTGTGAACTTACTTAGCAATGCAATTCGCTATACGCCCGATGGAGAAAGAATACAAGTCTCTGTTATAGAAACCGAAGATACAGTAAAAGTCGAAATCGAGAATACAGGAAATCCTATCCCAGAAGAAAGTCTTGAAAAAATTTGGGATCGCTTCTATCGTTTAGATGCATCACGCAGTCGTCATACTGGTGGTACCGGTCTCGGGTTATCTATTGTAAAAAACATTTTAGATCTCCATCATGCCAAGTACGGTGTATATAATACGAATAATAGCGTTGTATTCTATTTTAATTTACCAAATGTAAAAGAAGTCAAATAA
- the deoD gene encoding purine-nucleoside phosphorylase: MSVHIEAKQGEIAESILLPGDPLRAKYIAETFLEDVTCYNNVRGMLGFTGTYKGKRVSVQGTGMGVPSISIYVNELIQSYGVKNLIRVGTCGAIQKDVKVRDVIIAMTACTDSNMNRLTFPGFDFAPAANFDLLKKAYDAGTEKGLHVRVGNVLTADVFYRESMDMVKKLADYGVLAVEMETTALYTLAAKYGVNALSVLTVSDHIFTGEETTSEERQTTFNEMIEIALDAAIQQ; encoded by the coding sequence ATGAGTGTACATATTGAAGCAAAACAAGGCGAAATCGCTGAATCTATTCTATTACCTGGTGATCCATTACGCGCAAAATATATCGCTGAAACATTTCTTGAGGACGTTACTTGCTATAATAACGTGCGTGGTATGTTAGGTTTCACTGGAACTTATAAAGGAAAACGTGTATCTGTTCAAGGTACAGGTATGGGTGTTCCTTCTATTTCTATTTATGTAAACGAACTAATCCAAAGCTACGGAGTTAAAAATTTAATTCGTGTTGGGACTTGCGGTGCAATTCAAAAGGACGTAAAAGTACGTGACGTTATTATTGCAATGACAGCTTGTACTGATTCGAATATGAACCGTTTAACATTCCCAGGTTTTGATTTTGCACCAGCTGCAAACTTTGACCTTTTAAAGAAAGCTTACGATGCAGGAACTGAAAAAGGATTACACGTTCGTGTTGGTAACGTTTTAACAGCAGATGTTTTTTATCGTGAAAGCATGGACATGGTTAAAAAACTTGCAGATTACGGTGTATTAGCAGTAGAGATGGAAACAACTGCTCTTTACACATTAGCAGCGAAATATGGTGTAAATGCATTATCTGTATTAACAGTAAGCGATCACATCTTCACTGGTGAAGAAACAACATCTGAAGAACGTCAAACTACATTTAACGAGATGATTGAAATCGCTTTAGATGCAGCAATTCAACAATAA
- a CDS encoding superoxide dismutase yields MSQQGVFTDYFHEVESWCESVLHVLDSRAMEVYDVHMLAYKIQTLLERMKEHEYETDAEFMYEISDDVEHIQHHLQEVFMQEEEYELYERGDSERAVPIGGHTLPPLPYPYNALEPYISREIMMLHHDKHHRSYVEGLNKAEKMMEEARKTNQFDLIKHWEREAAFHGSGHYLHTIFWNNMKKDGGGSPRGAFSQQIEQDFGSFLRFQKHFTEAASKVEGSGWAILVWVPRSGRLEILQSTLHQLFTQWDTIPLLVLDVWEHAYYLQYQNRKDEYIKNWWNVVNWPDVEKRFETAKQIEWTPY; encoded by the coding sequence ATGAGTCAGCAAGGTGTATTTACAGATTACTTTCATGAAGTAGAAAGTTGGTGTGAAAGTGTTCTTCACGTATTAGATAGCCGCGCAATGGAAGTGTATGATGTCCATATGCTTGCTTATAAAATTCAGACATTATTAGAGCGTATGAAAGAGCATGAGTACGAAACGGATGCGGAGTTTATGTATGAAATAAGCGATGATGTAGAACATATTCAACATCATCTGCAGGAAGTATTTATGCAAGAAGAGGAATATGAACTATATGAAAGAGGGGATAGTGAACGAGCTGTTCCAATTGGAGGGCATACACTCCCGCCATTACCTTATCCATATAACGCGTTAGAGCCGTATATTTCTAGAGAAATTATGATGTTACACCATGATAAACATCATCGTAGTTATGTAGAAGGGTTAAATAAAGCAGAGAAGATGATGGAGGAAGCGAGAAAAACCAATCAATTTGATTTAATTAAGCATTGGGAACGAGAAGCGGCTTTTCATGGATCAGGACATTATTTACACACGATATTTTGGAATAACATGAAAAAAGATGGTGGTGGAAGTCCAAGAGGGGCTTTTTCACAACAAATTGAACAAGATTTTGGGAGCTTTTTACGTTTTCAAAAACATTTTACGGAAGCAGCCTCTAAAGTAGAAGGTTCGGGCTGGGCGATTCTCGTTTGGGTCCCCCGATCTGGAAGGTTAGAAATTTTGCAGAGTACACTTCATCAATTGTTTACACAATGGGATACGATACCGCTCCTTGTACTAGATGTATGGGAACATGCGTATTATTTACAATACCAAAATCGAAAAGATGAATATATTAAAAACTGGTGGAATGTTGTGAATTGGCCTGATGTAGAAAAAAGATTTGAAACTGCGAAACAAATTGAATGGACACCATATTAG
- a CDS encoding YpuI family protein, translated as MSNLMVENQTEQVSIFLEDAITLITNYVNYHTLPFLLEETPAGNEQYYKGLLASMRRLLVFCEEGHDACFVLLNSQPFRKTAAEKILYKIYHQVIAEFFSPKSDHWYENSRSAYTGKNSIVFQQTPPSSIEKVMKNLEGKFQLMREELEYYETDYQTKMLHKY; from the coding sequence ATGTCTAATTTGATGGTTGAAAATCAAACAGAACAAGTTTCTATATTTTTAGAAGATGCGATTACTTTGATAACCAATTATGTAAATTATCATACGTTGCCTTTTTTATTAGAAGAGACACCAGCTGGGAACGAGCAATATTATAAAGGGTTATTAGCATCAATGAGACGTCTTCTCGTTTTTTGCGAAGAAGGACATGATGCATGTTTTGTTTTGCTGAATAGCCAGCCATTTCGAAAAACAGCAGCTGAAAAAATTTTATATAAGATATATCATCAAGTAATTGCAGAGTTTTTTTCCCCGAAGAGTGATCATTGGTATGAAAATAGTCGATCTGCATATACAGGAAAAAATTCTATCGTTTTTCAACAAACACCACCTTCATCTATAGAGAAAGTGATGAAGAATTTAGAAGGTAAATTTCAATTGATGCGTGAAGAACTAGAATATTATGAGACAGATTACCAAACGAAGATGTTACACAAATACTAA